In Candidatus Neomarinimicrobiota bacterium, a genomic segment contains:
- a CDS encoding glucosamine-6-phosphate deaminase gives MEIKVFSSAGEMADAAAQQAADALKSAIRRNGRAYFIAATGASQFEFLQRLTLDKSIDWSKTTMFHLDEYIGISDEHPASFRKYLKERLIQKVHPGQVYLLEGDAPDPVKEAERMSEIISRHIIDVAFVGVGENGHLAFNDPPADFEINRPYFIVTLDEACRRQQVGEGWFSSLAEVPPRAISMSVKQIMKSKRIIAVVPGSRKAEAVRICFGDASISAMFPSSILKKHPSTIIYLDKESAALLGR, from the coding sequence ATGGAGATAAAGGTTTTTAGTTCGGCTGGAGAAATGGCAGATGCGGCGGCACAGCAGGCCGCGGATGCCTTGAAGTCGGCAATCAGACGCAACGGGCGGGCCTATTTTATTGCCGCTACCGGGGCTTCCCAGTTCGAATTTTTACAGAGGTTGACTCTGGATAAGTCTATTGATTGGAGTAAGACGACGATGTTTCACCTTGATGAGTACATCGGAATATCTGACGAACACCCGGCGAGTTTCAGGAAGTATCTAAAAGAGCGTTTGATCCAGAAAGTTCATCCCGGTCAGGTCTATCTGCTGGAAGGGGACGCACCGGATCCGGTTAAGGAGGCGGAGCGTATGAGCGAGATTATATCCCGCCATATCATTGATGTAGCCTTTGTGGGGGTAGGCGAGAATGGACACCTGGCCTTCAATGATCCGCCCGCGGATTTTGAGATCAACAGGCCCTATTTTATCGTCACCCTCGATGAGGCTTGTCGTCGGCAGCAGGTCGGTGAAGGTTGGTTTTCGTCACTGGCAGAGGTTCCACCGCGGGCAATTTCCATGTCGGTAAAACAGATCATGAAATCCAAGAGGATTATAGCCGTAGTACCGGGTTCCAGAAAAGCTGAGGCGGTCAGGATCTGCTTCGGGGATGCCAGCATCTCAGCAATGTTTCCGTCGTCTATCCTCAAGAAGCATCCCAGCACAATTATCTATCTTGATAAGGAATCGGCAGCTTTACTGGGTAGGTGA
- a CDS encoding lactate racemase domain-containing protein has protein sequence MDYLVASGTHQPMTPGRILEHVGITPAEHQGKYRKVRFFIHVHDRPEELRVAGTISAAEIKEISEGLFGEDLPVTVNKRLFEYDLILILGPVAPHEAAGFSGGNKYFFPGVAGDEIINHFHWISAVITNPVINGVRDNPSRVLLNKGASLLGIESLCFSFVVTEAGGLACLFIGSPEESWEKAVDYSTRLHIVYKDRAYPRILGLAHVIYDDLWIGGKVMYKLEPIIADGGELVIYAPQINELSYTHGKLIREVGYHVRDYFLKQWDRFAHYPKLILAHSTNVRGVGTFENGVERPRVKVTLATGIPDELCRQVNLGYMDPSSIDISEWQGREAEGLLVVENAGQVLYRLKAA, from the coding sequence CTGGACTACCTGGTGGCTTCGGGCACTCACCAGCCGATGACCCCGGGCCGCATTCTGGAGCATGTAGGTATTACTCCGGCGGAGCATCAGGGAAAATACCGCAAGGTGAGGTTCTTCATCCACGTCCACGACAGGCCGGAGGAGTTGCGGGTTGCCGGTACTATTTCAGCGGCCGAAATAAAGGAGATCTCTGAGGGGCTATTCGGCGAAGATCTCCCTGTGACGGTCAACAAACGCCTGTTTGAATATGATCTGATCCTTATTCTGGGCCCGGTAGCGCCCCATGAAGCAGCGGGATTTTCCGGCGGAAATAAGTATTTCTTTCCGGGTGTCGCCGGTGATGAGATTATCAACCATTTCCACTGGATCAGCGCCGTGATTACCAATCCGGTCATTAATGGGGTAAGGGACAATCCGAGCCGGGTCCTGCTTAATAAAGGTGCCTCGCTGTTGGGTATCGAGAGTCTATGCTTCAGTTTTGTGGTAACCGAAGCTGGTGGATTGGCTTGTCTCTTCATCGGCTCGCCCGAGGAGTCGTGGGAGAAAGCCGTGGACTACTCTACCCGGCTTCACATTGTCTACAAGGATAGGGCCTACCCACGCATATTAGGACTGGCTCATGTGATCTACGACGACCTCTGGATTGGTGGGAAGGTGATGTACAAGCTGGAGCCGATCATCGCCGATGGTGGGGAACTCGTTATTTATGCGCCGCAAATCAACGAATTATCCTATACTCATGGGAAGCTGATCCGGGAAGTGGGCTACCACGTCCGGGACTATTTTCTCAAGCAGTGGGACCGGTTTGCCCATTACCCGAAGTTGATCCTGGCCCATTCCACCAACGTGCGGGGAGTTGGAACCTTCGAGAATGGGGTGGAGCGGCCCCGCGTGAAGGTGACCCTCGCGACCGGTATACCTGATGAATTGTGCCGACAGGTCAATCTAGGATATATGGACCCGAGCAGCATCGATATATCCGAGTGGCAAGGTAGGGAGGCGGAAGGACTGCTGGTGGTTGAAAATGCCGGTCAAGTTTTGTATCGGCTGAAGGCAGCTTAG
- a CDS encoding HAD family hydrolase: MKQFTRKDLENFQPQQAYFVGIDSDGCVFDSMEPKQKECFCPVTIEKWQLASVSKYAREVWEFVNLYSRDRGCNRFLALLKAFELLRKRPEVTRRGVSIPELPTLQAWTEAETKLGNPALESELERTGSEELRRVLEWSRAINEAVARVVQGVKPFPLVKESLEKLHTQADIIVVSGTPAEALMREWEEYGIDGYVSLIAGQELGSKKEHLQLTTRDRYAPGHALMVGDAFGDLRAARAAGSLFYPIVPGKEEESWERFHDDIISVFLAGRYTQEWEARFLDEFQQALPETPPWESRG, from the coding sequence ATGAAACAGTTTACCCGGAAGGACCTGGAGAACTTCCAGCCTCAGCAGGCCTACTTTGTCGGTATCGACTCGGATGGGTGCGTGTTCGACTCCATGGAGCCCAAGCAGAAGGAATGCTTCTGCCCGGTCACTATTGAGAAGTGGCAGCTAGCCAGTGTCTCGAAATACGCCCGGGAGGTGTGGGAATTCGTCAACCTTTATTCGCGGGATCGGGGCTGTAACCGGTTTCTGGCATTGCTCAAGGCCTTTGAGCTGCTCCGGAAGCGACCGGAAGTGACGCGAAGAGGTGTTTCGATCCCGGAATTACCAACACTGCAAGCCTGGACGGAAGCGGAGACCAAGCTGGGCAATCCGGCACTTGAAAGCGAGCTGGAACGGACCGGGAGCGAGGAGCTACGGCGGGTCCTGGAATGGAGCCGGGCTATCAATGAGGCGGTGGCGCGGGTGGTCCAGGGGGTGAAGCCGTTCCCGTTGGTAAAGGAATCCCTGGAGAAACTTCACACCCAGGCCGATATCATCGTCGTTTCGGGGACACCCGCTGAGGCCCTGATGCGGGAGTGGGAGGAGTATGGGATAGACGGCTATGTTTCCCTGATTGCCGGGCAGGAACTGGGCAGTAAGAAGGAGCATCTCCAATTGACCACCAGAGATAGGTATGCGCCGGGCCACGCTCTCATGGTAGGTGATGCGTTTGGTGATTTGCGTGCTGCGCGCGCTGCCGGCAGCCTCTTTTATCCCATCGTACCCGGTAAGGAAGAAGAATCGTGGGAACGATTCCATGATGACATCATCAGCGTTTTTCTGGCTGGCCGCTACACGCAGGAGTGGGAGGCCAGATTCCTCGATGAGTTTCAGCAGGCGCTTCCCGAGACTCCCCCCTGGGAGTCAAGAGGCTGA
- a CDS encoding bifunctional 4-hydroxy-2-oxoglutarate aldolase/2-dehydro-3-deoxy-phosphogluconate aldolase, translating to MSSREEILQRILDKKAIAVIRMTDSGKLIRVVEAIFTGGVECVEITMTVPNAVEVIKEVCKAIGDRALVGAGTVLDEETAKQTILAGAEFIVGPIFNPKVVEVAHDNDKVTIPGAFSPAEIVAAWQAGADIVKIFPATALGPKYIKDIRGPLPQIRLCPTGGVTVDNAGEWIKAGAACVGIGTDLLDKQAIRESRFEVLTERARRMVASIQAASS from the coding sequence ATGTCCAGCCGCGAAGAGATATTACAACGGATACTGGATAAGAAGGCCATCGCAGTCATTCGCATGACCGATTCCGGCAAGCTCATTCGAGTGGTTGAAGCCATTTTCACCGGGGGCGTGGAGTGCGTCGAGATTACCATGACCGTTCCGAATGCCGTTGAAGTGATCAAGGAGGTATGCAAAGCCATTGGGGACCGGGCCCTTGTCGGAGCCGGTACAGTGCTGGACGAGGAGACGGCGAAGCAGACCATCCTGGCGGGGGCGGAGTTTATTGTCGGGCCGATATTCAATCCGAAGGTTGTAGAGGTGGCCCACGATAATGATAAGGTGACGATCCCGGGGGCATTTTCACCTGCGGAGATTGTCGCGGCCTGGCAGGCGGGTGCCGATATCGTGAAAATTTTTCCTGCTACGGCACTGGGGCCTAAGTACATAAAGGATATACGGGGGCCACTGCCCCAGATCAGGCTGTGTCCCACCGGGGGTGTGACGGTTGACAATGCTGGTGAATGGATCAAGGCTGGCGCCGCCTGTGTCGGTATCGGGACGGACCTGCTGGACAAGCAGGCTATCCGGGAAAGCCGCTTTGAGGTGCTTACCGAGAGGGCCAGGCGGATGGTAGCCAGCATTCAGGCGGCTTCGTCTTGA
- the gndA gene encoding NADP-dependent phosphogluconate dehydrogenase → MEQRDIGLIGLAVMGQNLVLNIVNHGFSMAVYNRTAERTQEFIQGKGSRKEIQGTYSLEDFTAALSCPRRIILMVKAGGPVDAFIEQLKPHLESGDIVMDAGNSHFQDTERRAAELEGQGIHYLGMGVSGGEKGALQGPSIMPGGPEEAYEHVKPILTEIAAKVDGEPCCTYIGPKGSGHYVKMVHNGIEYGIMQLIAETYEIMKTGLELSPGRLAEVFDSWNAGELNGYLMEITARILARVDPETDKPLVEVILDSAQQKGTGKWTSQNAFDLGVPIPTINAAVEARIISAYKAERTAAAKVFEGPGPTRGQDKDKWIARLRDALHASVITSYAQGLALIRAASKEYGYDIKLDEVAKIWRGGCIIRAAMLKPIRAAYRKNPALTNLMMDAAFRERLNSLHSNWRRVVAMAAERGLPGLALSASLGYYDMYRRERLPANLTQAQRDFFGAHTYQRVDREGVFHTVWEEE, encoded by the coding sequence ATGGAGCAACGCGACATTGGCTTAATTGGACTGGCGGTAATGGGGCAGAACCTCGTACTCAACATAGTCAATCACGGCTTCTCTATGGCGGTGTACAATCGCACGGCGGAGCGGACGCAAGAATTCATTCAGGGTAAAGGTTCGAGGAAGGAGATACAGGGAACCTACAGCCTGGAAGACTTTACTGCTGCTCTGAGCTGTCCTCGCCGCATCATTCTGATGGTGAAAGCCGGGGGGCCGGTTGACGCGTTTATTGAGCAGCTCAAACCGCATCTGGAGAGCGGTGATATCGTGATGGATGCCGGCAACTCCCACTTTCAGGATACGGAGCGGCGGGCCGCCGAGCTCGAAGGCCAGGGGATCCATTATCTGGGCATGGGAGTTTCAGGGGGCGAAAAAGGGGCCCTGCAAGGTCCGAGCATCATGCCCGGGGGACCGGAAGAGGCCTACGAGCACGTCAAGCCGATCCTCACGGAGATTGCGGCCAAGGTGGATGGTGAGCCTTGCTGCACTTATATCGGGCCTAAAGGATCCGGACACTATGTGAAGATGGTGCACAATGGCATTGAATACGGCATTATGCAGCTGATCGCGGAGACCTATGAGATAATGAAGACCGGACTCGAGCTTTCACCCGGCCGGTTGGCCGAAGTTTTCGATAGTTGGAACGCCGGAGAGCTTAATGGATACCTCATGGAGATCACCGCCAGGATTCTGGCCCGGGTTGACCCCGAGACCGATAAGCCCCTGGTGGAGGTCATTCTGGATTCGGCTCAACAGAAGGGGACCGGTAAGTGGACTTCCCAGAATGCCTTTGACCTGGGTGTGCCCATTCCGACCATCAATGCCGCCGTTGAAGCCCGGATCATTTCGGCTTATAAGGCTGAGCGCACGGCTGCTGCGAAGGTATTTGAGGGTCCCGGGCCAACCAGAGGACAAGATAAAGACAAATGGATTGCCAGATTACGTGATGCCCTGCACGCTTCCGTGATCACCAGTTATGCCCAGGGACTGGCACTGATCAGGGCGGCCTCTAAAGAATACGGCTACGATATCAAACTGGATGAGGTGGCGAAGATCTGGCGTGGGGGCTGCATTATCCGCGCGGCCATGCTCAAGCCCATCCGGGCGGCCTATCGGAAAAATCCCGCCCTGACCAACCTAATGATGGATGCAGCATTTCGGGAGCGGCTGAATAGCCTGCATTCGAACTGGCGGCGGGTAGTGGCGATGGCGGCCGAGCGCGGGCTTCCCGGCCTGGCCCTGAGTGCCTCGCTGGGTTATTATGACATGTATCGCCGGGAGCGGTTGCCGGCCAACCTGACCCAGGCCCAGCGGGACTTTTTCGGCGCCCACACCTATCAGCGGGTTGACCGGGAGGGTGTTTTCCATACCGTCTGGGAGGAGGAATAG
- a CDS encoding tagaturonate epimerase family protein, whose product MLLDDVQKFLTVNVYEQDQLAALVLAAGRQVHIYPKSVNQLNDVFFFIGKEGLEKGLYILTRNSDNAIRRDFSGELVSSTRLEPESQLICCALEHQNAAALRERFDFTWPVLIGLDNSIGLGDRLGLANPGHLRALMGSGLRPVLAQQSIRELERTERTAEEVMDAATWAVFQEGYKEGFGSDADHLKTTADIDVMVKAGFTMFTIDPGAYVINEADTLPVRQLEEHIQSLAWDWLDDSLDGFLVRYAGREFAIREGFRLRPGREEVLRALAKYGGVLTHTVRMVRYLRSTYPDYPVEIELSVDETESVTTPFEHFLVVSELKRLGVELVSLAPRFIGDFEKGIDYKGDLNEFRDEFIKHVAIAELLGPYKISFHSGSDKFKVYELVGSLGHGRIHIKTAGTSYLEALRTVAQTAPSLFREILDFSREHYEAEKRTYHVSADPAKVAPAESYSDEELRQLFEQDDARQVLHVAFGRVLTSKDEKGGYLFKDRLLEVLKANESAHYENLRRHFRRHIQPFVN is encoded by the coding sequence TTACGAACAGGACCAATTAGCTGCTCTGGTGCTCGCTGCAGGTCGTCAAGTACACATCTACCCGAAGTCAGTCAACCAATTGAATGATGTTTTTTTCTTTATCGGCAAAGAGGGCCTTGAGAAGGGGCTGTATATTCTGACCAGGAATAGCGACAATGCAATCCGTAGGGATTTCAGCGGTGAGCTGGTTTCCAGTACGCGGCTTGAGCCGGAGAGCCAGCTTATCTGTTGTGCGCTTGAGCATCAGAATGCGGCAGCTCTGCGGGAGCGATTTGATTTCACCTGGCCGGTGCTCATCGGTTTGGACAATTCGATTGGGCTCGGGGACCGTTTGGGCCTGGCCAATCCCGGTCATTTGCGGGCCCTGATGGGATCCGGTCTGAGGCCAGTCCTGGCTCAGCAGTCGATCCGGGAGCTGGAACGTACCGAGCGCACCGCCGAAGAAGTGATGGATGCCGCTACCTGGGCTGTCTTCCAGGAGGGCTATAAAGAAGGGTTTGGGTCGGACGCCGACCATTTGAAAACCACCGCCGATATTGATGTGATGGTGAAAGCTGGTTTCACCATGTTCACCATCGATCCGGGGGCCTACGTTATCAACGAGGCTGATACCCTGCCAGTTCGGCAGCTCGAAGAGCATATTCAGTCCCTCGCCTGGGATTGGCTGGACGATTCGCTGGACGGTTTCCTGGTGCGATATGCAGGGCGGGAATTCGCCATCAGAGAGGGCTTCAGGCTCCGGCCCGGGCGGGAGGAGGTCTTGCGTGCGCTTGCCAAGTATGGCGGCGTGCTCACCCATACTGTAAGAATGGTCCGCTACCTGAGGTCTACCTACCCGGACTATCCGGTGGAGATTGAGCTGTCCGTGGATGAAACCGAGTCGGTGACCACACCCTTTGAGCATTTTCTGGTGGTAAGTGAGCTGAAGCGGCTCGGTGTGGAGCTGGTGAGCCTGGCGCCACGGTTTATCGGTGATTTTGAGAAGGGCATTGACTATAAGGGCGATCTGAACGAGTTCAGGGATGAGTTTATCAAGCATGTAGCTATCGCGGAGTTGCTGGGTCCCTATAAGATCAGCTTCCACTCAGGCAGTGATAAGTTTAAGGTCTACGAACTGGTGGGTTCCCTTGGCCACGGTCGTATTCACATAAAAACGGCCGGTACCAGCTACCTGGAGGCTCTGCGGACGGTTGCCCAGACCGCCCCGTCCCTTTTCAGGGAGATACTGGATTTTTCGCGTGAGCACTATGAAGCCGAGAAGCGGACCTACCACGTGTCGGCGGATCCTGCGAAAGTCGCGCCTGCGGAATCATATTCGGATGAGGAGCTCAGGCAGCTTTTTGAGCAAGATGATGCCCGCCAGGTGCTGCACGTGGCTTTCGGTAGGGTTCTTACATCCAAAGATGAAAAAGGTGGTTACCTTTTCAAGGATCGACTGCTGGAAGTGCTTAAGGCGAACGAGTCGGCGCACTACGAGAATTTGCGACGCCATTTTCGACGGCATATACAGCCGTTTGTCAACTAA
- a CDS encoding sugar kinase gives MALKIRSEKECKLDLLTLGECMIRLSPPGHQRIELTPYFEAWAGGGEYNVSYALARFGLRTGWVSKLVDNPLGWFIRNHAQTSGMDISEVLWVPYDGSGRADRVGLNFTEVGTGIRASVTLYDRGHTAISHIKPGEIDWSRLFGERGVRWFHTGGIFTALSDGCAAVAQEALQAAHEAGTIVSYDLNFRSKLWSSERAIEVTRELVPYISVLIGNEEDFQKVLGFEVKGTDEQLTRLPVEAYKDMVRRVVQTYPNIQIVGTTLREVLSGLLNNWSAIAYYEGQFYESRRFERLEVEDRVGGGDGFCSGVIYGLLKGMPLQECVDFGATHGALLQSTRGDTSMITLAEVKHVMAGGTARIKR, from the coding sequence ATGGCTTTGAAGATCAGATCGGAGAAGGAGTGCAAACTGGACCTACTGACATTAGGCGAGTGTATGATCCGGTTGAGTCCTCCGGGACACCAGCGTATTGAATTGACGCCCTACTTTGAAGCCTGGGCGGGTGGTGGTGAGTATAACGTCTCTTATGCCCTGGCCCGCTTCGGCTTGCGAACGGGGTGGGTATCCAAGCTGGTTGATAATCCCCTGGGCTGGTTCATCCGCAACCACGCCCAGACCAGTGGGATGGATATCAGTGAGGTGCTCTGGGTGCCCTATGACGGTTCAGGCCGGGCGGACCGGGTCGGGCTGAACTTCACCGAGGTTGGGACCGGTATCCGGGCCAGTGTTACGCTCTACGATCGGGGCCATACCGCCATTTCGCATATCAAGCCGGGCGAGATAGACTGGTCGCGCCTATTCGGAGAACGGGGTGTGCGCTGGTTCCATACCGGAGGCATCTTCACGGCTCTGAGTGACGGCTGCGCCGCCGTGGCCCAGGAGGCTCTGCAGGCGGCCCATGAGGCGGGGACAATCGTCAGTTACGACCTCAACTTCCGCAGCAAGCTGTGGAGCAGCGAGCGGGCCATCGAAGTCACCCGGGAGCTGGTGCCATACATTTCCGTCCTGATCGGCAATGAAGAGGACTTCCAGAAGGTGCTGGGTTTTGAAGTGAAGGGCACCGATGAGCAGTTGACCAGGCTCCCGGTGGAGGCCTATAAGGATATGGTGCGGCGGGTAGTGCAGACGTATCCCAATATCCAGATTGTGGGTACAACATTACGGGAAGTGTTGAGTGGGCTGCTGAACAACTGGTCGGCCATTGCCTATTATGAAGGGCAGTTTTATGAATCGCGTCGTTTCGAGCGTTTAGAGGTTGAGGACCGCGTTGGCGGTGGGGATGGTTTCTGCAGCGGCGTGATTTATGGTCTCTTGAAGGGGATGCCACTGCAGGAGTGTGTGGATTTTGGCGCCACCCACGGTGCACTGCTGCAGTCGACCCGCGGCGACACCAGTATGATTACCCTGGCTGAGGTCAAGCACGTCATGGCCGGTGGTACGGCCCGCATTAAGCGCTAG
- a CDS encoding type 1 glutamine amidotransferase domain-containing protein translates to MDRTSPLPQTLVGKKAAILVADNFQIHEAYYPYFRLKEAGAEVFFVGDEAGRIYTDYNGEPLVSDVSVQTALTQEFDFIHCPGGFAPLKLRANPLMLELAGNHFNAGKLFGAICHGGSFLVAMGVLKGRRATGYHTLKDDLINAGADYIDDAPIVDGNLITARIPQDLPAFMEAVVRYLENGYEAAAAEPQSLSLEGTTIGILVEHRYQAHQVWYPYFRLKGEGV, encoded by the coding sequence ATGGATAGAACCAGTCCATTACCCCAGACTCTCGTGGGCAAGAAGGCTGCTATTTTAGTGGCGGATAATTTTCAGATCCACGAAGCATATTATCCCTATTTCCGCCTGAAGGAGGCAGGGGCGGAGGTTTTTTTCGTCGGGGATGAAGCTGGCCGGATCTATACCGACTATAACGGAGAACCATTAGTTAGTGATGTTTCCGTTCAGACGGCCTTAACGCAAGAATTTGACTTTATTCACTGTCCCGGCGGATTTGCTCCCCTGAAATTGCGCGCGAATCCCCTTATGTTGGAGTTGGCTGGGAATCATTTCAATGCTGGGAAATTGTTCGGCGCCATCTGTCACGGCGGGAGTTTTTTGGTAGCAATGGGTGTACTCAAGGGGCGCAGGGCCACCGGCTATCATACCTTAAAGGATGACTTGATAAATGCGGGGGCCGATTATATCGATGATGCTCCCATTGTGGATGGTAACCTGATCACTGCCAGAATTCCCCAGGACCTGCCGGCGTTCATGGAGGCGGTCGTCAGGTATCTCGAGAATGGGTATGAAGCGGCTGCAGCAGAGCCTCAATCACTGTCTCTTGAAGGAACAACAATTGGCATTTTGGTTGAACATCGCTATCAGGCCCACCAGGTATGGTATCCTTATTTTCGCCTCAAGGGCGAGGGTGT
- a CDS encoding SDR family oxidoreductase encodes MSYLEELFSLDGKVAVVIGGSGVLGGAMAIAFSKAGAKVAIVDISVEGGKQHLKAMQASGGDGIVVKADVSSKADLLEARDTIVEQWGGIHILLYAPGVNSTTPVLEISEEEWDRIMMINLKGMFLASQVFGDLMIKQDEGGSIIIISSASSIRPLSKVFTYSISKYGLNGLTRFLAREWALHGIRVNAIAPGFFPAEQNRRILTPERQAAIFGHTPMGRYGEPEELAGVVLWLASEKASSFVTGAIICVDGGFTAMTI; translated from the coding sequence ATGTCTTATCTTGAGGAGCTTTTCAGTCTGGACGGCAAGGTGGCAGTGGTCATCGGCGGGAGCGGCGTACTGGGCGGCGCAATGGCCATCGCTTTCTCTAAGGCTGGCGCAAAAGTAGCGATCGTGGATATCAGCGTTGAGGGTGGCAAACAGCACCTAAAGGCCATGCAAGCAAGTGGCGGCGATGGTATAGTGGTCAAAGCGGACGTTTCTTCCAAGGCGGACCTGCTTGAAGCCAGGGATACCATCGTGGAGCAATGGGGTGGTATCCACATTCTGCTTTACGCCCCAGGTGTCAATTCCACCACGCCGGTGCTGGAGATTTCCGAAGAGGAATGGGACAGGATCATGATGATCAATCTGAAGGGGATGTTTTTGGCCAGCCAGGTCTTCGGGGATTTGATGATCAAACAGGATGAAGGCGGCAGTATCATCATTATTTCCTCGGCCTCGTCCATCCGTCCCCTGTCGAAGGTCTTCACCTATTCCATATCGAAGTACGGGCTGAATGGGTTGACGCGCTTCCTGGCGCGTGAATGGGCGCTCCACGGCATCCGGGTCAACGCCATTGCTCCGGGATTTTTTCCTGCCGAGCAGAACCGGAGGATTCTCACGCCGGAGCGACAGGCGGCCATTTTCGGGCATACCCCTATGGGGCGCTATGGAGAGCCGGAGGAGCTGGCAGGTGTGGTCCTGTGGCTGGCTTCGGAAAAAGCCTCCTCCTTCGTAACCGGGGCCATCATCTGCGTGGATGGTGGTTTTACCGCTATGACAATCTAA